TCGGCACCAAGCAGCTTCCCTTGCCCCCGGAGCCCCGCATCGAGACCGCGAGCCACATGATGATCGCTAACCCCTTCCGGCCTGGCCAGGGACTCTCCAAGATGTTCTCGACACACCCGCCGATGGCGGAGCGCATCGCCCGGCTCGAGAAGATGGCAGGTCCCCCACAGTGAAAACCATCCTGAACGTCATATGGCTCGTCCTGAGCGGCTTCTGGCTGTTCCTCGGTTACCTGGCCGCGGGCGTCCTGCTCTGCATCACCATCATCGGTATCCCCTTCGGCATCGCGGCTTTCCGCATCGGCGTCTACGCCCTGTGGCCCTTCGGGTACACCACGGTCGAGCGCCGAGACGCCGGCGCGCCCTCCTGCATCGGCAACGTCCTGTGGCTGGTCCTCGCCGGCTGGTGGCTGGCTCTCACCCACATCGTCACCGGCATCGCCCTCTGCATCACGATCATCGGCATCCCGTTCGGCATCGCCAACTTCAAGCTGATCCCGGTGTCGCTGCTCCCGCTGGGGCGCGACATCGTGCGCACGGACCAGCCGTTCGCGGCACGCTGACGGGCAGGCCAGGAGGTGGGGACGCCGAAGTACGCCCTGCTGTCGTACGACCAAGAGGCCGAATTCGAGGGCCAGGAGGACTACGAGGAGACGTGGGCGCTGTGCCAGGACGCCGCGGACCTGTTCGCCGACCCTCCGCCTCCCGTCCGCGGTACGTACGAACTGCTCGGCTGCGCTCCCGAGGGCGAGTTGCGCACAGCCCTCGCACGCGCGCGTGCCGACGGTTCGGCACCGCTCGGGTCCCTCACCCTGGAGATCCTGACCAAGTCCGGTACGGCGGTGGGGGAGTGGTACCTGGAGGACGTACGCGTCCTCGATGACCGCCCCTGCGCCCGTGACCTGACGCTGAGGGACGTCACGGTCGAAGCGCGAGAGCCCGACTACAACGCGTACGACTATCCGCGGTGCCCGCCGCTGTCCCCGGGTTACCGTCTGTCGGGCGCGGAGGGCGACCCGTTCGGCACCTGTCGCGACCTGGCTCGGGTGCGAGAGGCCGGTGAGGGTGGCGACGAGCCCCTGGAGCCCCCACTGCGGCTGCTGGGCTGCTCCCCCCGAGGAGCCCTGCGCGCCGCGCTGGACGCCGGCGAGGAGGACCTCGGTCACGCAAAGGTCCTGCGCATCGACTCGTCCGGCCGGCCCGTGCAGGCCGCAGCCGAGGGCGAACTGCGCGCATGGATCCCGTCCGCCCGCGGTCCCGGCCTGGTCGACCTCACCCTCGACCTGTGGTCGGAGCGGCCCCCTCTCGCAGCCCGCGAAGTGTGGGAGCTGTGGGGGGAGGGACGGCCTGCGGACCCCAACCGGTGGGCGCGGTGCGGTCCGGAAGGTCGTGAGTTCTGGCTGCGCACGGCCTTGGCCAACCACGTGTACGGATCACCGGACAAAGTCTCCGGCAACACGTATCACCTCGATGGCCGTCACATCACCGACAACCCCGGCTTCTTCTGCGCCCTGGGCGAGGCGGTGAACGGACCCGGCGGGTACTTCGGCTGGGGCCTCGACGCCCTGAACGACTGCCTCGGAGGCCGCTGGGGCGCCGCCCCGCCACTCACCCTCATATGGCATGACGCCCACGTCGCCCGCACCTGCCTCGGGCTCACCCCGCACGTCGACCACCGCCCGCCGACCTTCGATGAACTGCTCACGTTCCTGACGGGGCAAGGCGTCGAGGTCCGCCTCACCTGACCGCAGGGTTTTCCACAGGCCGGCGGTTGTCCACAGCCCCGCCCGATTGTCAGTGGCGCCGTGCATGATGAAGTCATGACTCACAGCGAGC
The nucleotide sequence above comes from Streptomyces sp. NL15-2K. Encoded proteins:
- a CDS encoding YccF domain-containing protein, with amino-acid sequence MKTILNVIWLVLSGFWLFLGYLAAGVLLCITIIGIPFGIAAFRIGVYALWPFGYTTVERRDAGAPSCIGNVLWLVLAGWWLALTHIVTGIALCITIIGIPFGIANFKLIPVSLLPLGRDIVRTDQPFAAR
- a CDS encoding barstar family protein; translated protein: MGTPKYALLSYDQEAEFEGQEDYEETWALCQDAADLFADPPPPVRGTYELLGCAPEGELRTALARARADGSAPLGSLTLEILTKSGTAVGEWYLEDVRVLDDRPCARDLTLRDVTVEAREPDYNAYDYPRCPPLSPGYRLSGAEGDPFGTCRDLARVREAGEGGDEPLEPPLRLLGCSPRGALRAALDAGEEDLGHAKVLRIDSSGRPVQAAAEGELRAWIPSARGPGLVDLTLDLWSERPPLAAREVWELWGEGRPADPNRWARCGPEGREFWLRTALANHVYGSPDKVSGNTYHLDGRHITDNPGFFCALGEAVNGPGGYFGWGLDALNDCLGGRWGAAPPLTLIWHDAHVARTCLGLTPHVDHRPPTFDELLTFLTGQGVEVRLT